From a region of the Falco cherrug isolate bFalChe1 chromosome 9, bFalChe1.pri, whole genome shotgun sequence genome:
- the MFSD13A gene encoding transmembrane protein 180 isoform X1 has protein sequence MGLRLLACLFHWPTAVIYGSLSLFVSILHNVFLLYYVDTFVSVYKIDKLSFWIGETVFLIWNSLNDPLFGWLSDRVFLSAQQPGAEISSPKVVLKRLRVLSHNGPLFAISFLAFWVAWAHPGLQFLLCLCMYDSFLTMVDLHHNALLADLAVSAKDRTSLNFYCSLFSAIGSLSVFMSYAVWNKEDFFSFRIFCIVLALCSITGFTLSTQLLRQRFEADGKVKWDEESTLKELCIEKLSVPQEKRITLAEYLQQLSRHRNFLWFVCMNLIQVFHCHFNSNFFPLFLEHLLSDQISVSTGSFLLGVSYIAPHLNNLYFLSLCRRCGVYAVVRGLFFLKLALSVVMLLAGPDQVYLLCIFIASNRVFTEGTCKLLNLVVTDLVDEDLVLNRRKQAASALLFGMVALVTKPGQTFAPLIGTWLLCAYTGYDIFQRNPLSNVVSAQPKLESAAALEPTLRQGCFYLLVFVPITCALLQLLSWSQFSLHGKRLQRVKAQRQSLMQGQAPEVKTI, from the exons TCgctgtttgtttccattttgcaCAACGTGTTCCTCCTGTACTACGTGGACACCTTTGTCTCTGTTTACAAGATTGATAAACTGTCCTTTTGGATAGGAGAG ACAGTGTTTCTGATCTGGAACAGCCTCAATGACCCTCTGTTTGGCTGGCTGAGTGACCGAGTGTTCCTTAGCGCACAGCA GCCAGGAGCAGAGATTTCCTCCCCCAAAGTAGTTCTGAAGAGGCTCAGAGTGCTAAGCCACAATGGCCCCCTCTTTGCCATCTCTTTCCTGGCTTTCTGGGTTGCCTGGGCTCATCCCGGTTTGCAGTTCCTTCTTTGCCTTTGCATGTACGACAGCTTTCTCACCATGGTTGACCTCCATCACAACGCCTTGCTCGCAGACCTGGCTGTTTCAGCAAAAGACAGGACTAGCCTCAACTTCTACTGCTCCCTCTTCAGTGCCATAGGCTCCCTCTCTGTCTTCATGTCCTACGCAGTGTGGAACAAAGAGGACTTCTTTTCCTTTCGCATATTTTGCATCGTGCTGGCCCTCTGCTCCATCACTGGTTTTACCCTGTCCACACAGCTGCTCCGCCAGCGGTTTGAGGCTGATGGGAAAGTGAAATGGGATGAGGAATCAACCCTAAAAGA GCTGTGCATTGAGAAACTCTCTGTCCCCCAGGAGAAGAGGATCACCCTAGCAGAGTatctccagcagctctcccGTCACCGCAACTTCCTCTGGTTTGTCTGCATGAACCTCATCCAG GTTTTTCACTGCCACTTTAACAGCAACTTCTTCCCTCTGTTCCTGGAGCACCTGCTGTCAGACCAGATATCTGTCTCGACTGGATCCTTCCTGCTTG GCGTTTCCTACATTGCCCCTCATCTCAACAACCTCTACTTCCTGTCCCTCTGCCGCCGCTGTGGGGTTTATGCTGTGGTGCGAGGACTCTTCTTCCTGAAGCTGGCTCTCAGTGTTGTCatgctcctggcaggacctgatCAGGTGTATCTGCTCTGCATCTTCATTGCCAG CAACCGGGTGTTCACGGAGGGGACCTGTAAGTTGCTCAACCTGGTAGTCACTGACTTGGTGGATGAGGATCTAGTCCTGAACCGTAGGAAGCAGGCAGCCTCAGCGCTGCTCTTTGGGATGGTGGCTCTGGTCACCAAGCCGGGCCAGACCTTTGCCCCTCTGATTGGCACCTGGCTGCTCTGTGCGTACACAG GCTATGACATCTTCCAGCGCAACCCCTTGAGCAATGTGGTGAGTGCCCAGCCGAAGCTAGAGTCTGCCGCAGCCTTGGAGCCAACTCTTCGACAGGGCTGCTTTTACCTCCTCGTCTTCGTACCCATCACATGTgcgctgctgcagctcctcagctggTCTCAGTTCAGCTTGCACGGGAAGCGTCTCCAGAGGGTGAAGGCTCAGCGCCAAAGCCTGATGCAAGGCCAAGCACCAGAGGTCAAAACGATCTAG
- the MFSD13A gene encoding transmembrane protein 180 isoform X2, whose protein sequence is MGLRLLACLFHWPTAVIYGSLSLFVSILHNVFLLYYVDTFVSVYKIDKLSFWIGETVFLIWNSLNDPLFGWLSDRVFLSAQQLCIEKLSVPQEKRITLAEYLQQLSRHRNFLWFVCMNLIQVFHCHFNSNFFPLFLEHLLSDQISVSTGSFLLGVSYIAPHLNNLYFLSLCRRCGVYAVVRGLFFLKLALSVVMLLAGPDQVYLLCIFIASNRVFTEGTCKLLNLVVTDLVDEDLVLNRRKQAASALLFGMVALVTKPGQTFAPLIGTWLLCAYTGYDIFQRNPLSNVVSAQPKLESAAALEPTLRQGCFYLLVFVPITCALLQLLSWSQFSLHGKRLQRVKAQRQSLMQGQAPEVKTI, encoded by the exons TCgctgtttgtttccattttgcaCAACGTGTTCCTCCTGTACTACGTGGACACCTTTGTCTCTGTTTACAAGATTGATAAACTGTCCTTTTGGATAGGAGAG ACAGTGTTTCTGATCTGGAACAGCCTCAATGACCCTCTGTTTGGCTGGCTGAGTGACCGAGTGTTCCTTAGCGCACAGCA GCTGTGCATTGAGAAACTCTCTGTCCCCCAGGAGAAGAGGATCACCCTAGCAGAGTatctccagcagctctcccGTCACCGCAACTTCCTCTGGTTTGTCTGCATGAACCTCATCCAG GTTTTTCACTGCCACTTTAACAGCAACTTCTTCCCTCTGTTCCTGGAGCACCTGCTGTCAGACCAGATATCTGTCTCGACTGGATCCTTCCTGCTTG GCGTTTCCTACATTGCCCCTCATCTCAACAACCTCTACTTCCTGTCCCTCTGCCGCCGCTGTGGGGTTTATGCTGTGGTGCGAGGACTCTTCTTCCTGAAGCTGGCTCTCAGTGTTGTCatgctcctggcaggacctgatCAGGTGTATCTGCTCTGCATCTTCATTGCCAG CAACCGGGTGTTCACGGAGGGGACCTGTAAGTTGCTCAACCTGGTAGTCACTGACTTGGTGGATGAGGATCTAGTCCTGAACCGTAGGAAGCAGGCAGCCTCAGCGCTGCTCTTTGGGATGGTGGCTCTGGTCACCAAGCCGGGCCAGACCTTTGCCCCTCTGATTGGCACCTGGCTGCTCTGTGCGTACACAG GCTATGACATCTTCCAGCGCAACCCCTTGAGCAATGTGGTGAGTGCCCAGCCGAAGCTAGAGTCTGCCGCAGCCTTGGAGCCAACTCTTCGACAGGGCTGCTTTTACCTCCTCGTCTTCGTACCCATCACATGTgcgctgctgcagctcctcagctggTCTCAGTTCAGCTTGCACGGGAAGCGTCTCCAGAGGGTGAAGGCTCAGCGCCAAAGCCTGATGCAAGGCCAAGCACCAGAGGTCAAAACGATCTAG